Proteins encoded within one genomic window of Candidatus Cloacimonadota bacterium:
- a CDS encoding CDP-alcohol phosphatidyltransferase family protein, which yields MTKSDFNKRSKILTKKMARDFKKSIKHSIFDEIFTLYIFRPIAFIFLKMFYKIPITPNQISLLSILVGIVAGVFFSFGTYFWFVIGGVCFGIATVLDCLDGMIARLKNMGTYIGRIIDGISDYIASVAIHIGFALGIVNNPQLNFPINPWILMALAAVFNIMHSIMVDYYKSEFMYYALGKGFSREEEKQRFREELKKMKNQKLKLLDKIIVYTYLGYTHLQTSSSVITKNKYDRETYYKKNRVLIQFWFLIGPNMHIVLMMIAAFLYRPMIYFYYVIGFGNLLMVVLWIIQVRLNKKLLLNKE from the coding sequence ATGACTAAATCAGATTTTAATAAAAGAAGTAAAATATTGACCAAAAAAATGGCAAGGGATTTTAAAAAATCTATAAAACATTCGATATTTGATGAAATTTTCACACTTTATATCTTCAGACCGATTGCGTTCATTTTTTTGAAAATGTTCTACAAAATACCAATTACACCAAACCAAATTTCGCTTTTGAGTATTCTCGTGGGGATTGTTGCCGGAGTATTTTTTTCATTCGGAACTTATTTTTGGTTTGTGATTGGCGGTGTATGTTTCGGGATTGCTACGGTTCTAGATTGTTTGGACGGTATGATAGCACGCCTGAAAAATATGGGCACATATATCGGCAGAATAATTGACGGTATTAGTGATTACATTGCTTCTGTAGCAATTCATATCGGTTTTGCGCTCGGTATTGTCAACAATCCACAGCTAAATTTCCCGATAAATCCCTGGATATTAATGGCTTTGGCTGCCGTGTTCAACATAATGCATTCAATCATGGTGGATTATTACAAATCAGAATTCATGTATTATGCTCTTGGCAAGGGTTTTAGCAGGGAAGAGGAAAAGCAACGATTTCGGGAAGAATTGAAGAAGATGAAAAATCAAAAATTGAAGCTGTTAGATAAAATCATTGTTTATACTTACCTTGGTTATACACATCTTCAAACATCAAGTTCAGTAATCACAAAAAACAAATACGACAGAGAAACCTATTATAAAAAAAACAGAGTTCTGATCCAATTCTGGTTTCTAATAGGACCAAACATGCACATAGTTTTGATGATGATCGCAGCCTTCCTGTACCGACCAATGATCTATTTCTATTATGTAATCGGATTTGGTAATTTGCTGATGGTCGTTCTCTGGATCATTCAGGTAAGATTAAATAAAAAATTATTATTAAATAAGGAATAA